In Nothobranchius furzeri strain GRZ-AD chromosome 18, NfurGRZ-RIMD1, whole genome shotgun sequence, a single genomic region encodes these proteins:
- the ldah gene encoding lipid droplet-associated hydrolase, producing MDPHTEFIYCCGAATELLKFGSSPLSSEDKLLFLVVPGNPGVVGFYRTFMQNLHRLSGRPVWAVSHAGHCDPPESMDMVEDASAAERDDVLGLNGQVEHKLAFLRRHVPIGTRLVLVGHSIGCYMILEMLKRNPELKVLKAILLFPTIERMAQSPQGKVMTPVLCQMRYLAYLPVFLLSLLPGAVQALLVRLVLSGISSLDQCVVQSCVELLSGDCAANSMYLGGQEMRKVLERDNLTIEKNLDKLIFYYGAADHWCPVTYFHDIRRDFPQGDFQLCDKGFRHAFVLDAGQEVAQMVVGWIHGSLRT from the exons ATGGACCCTCACACAGAGTTTATCTACTGCTGCGGCGCCGCCACCGAGCTGCTGAAGTTTGGATCCAGTCCTTTAAGTTCTGAAGATAAACTTCTTTTTCTCGTCGTTCCAG GGAACCCCGGCGTCGTGGGCTTCTATAGAACCTTCATGCAGAATCTCCACAGGTTGTCGGGTCGGCCCGTTTGGGCCGTGAGCCACGCAGGACACTGTGACCCCCCCGAGTCCATGGACATGGTGGAAG ACGCTTCGGCGGCAGAGCGGGACGACGTGCTCGGTCTAAACGGGCAGGTCGAACACAAACTGGCTTTCCTCAGGCGTCACGTTCCCATTGGAACCAGACTGGTTCTGGTAGGACACTCCATCGGCTGTTACATGATCCTGGAGatgctgaagagaaaccccgagcTCAAG GTTCTGAAGGCCATCCTGCTGTTCCCCACCATCGAGCGGATGGCCCAGTCTCCTCAGGGGAAGGTCATGACCCCTGTGTTGTGTCAGATGCGTTACTTGGCCTACCTGCCCGTCTTCCTGCTTTCCCTGCTGCCCGGTGCTGTCCAGGCTCTTCTGGTCCGACTGGTTCTGAGTGGAATCTCCTCCCTGGACCAGTGTGTGGTCCAGTCCTGTGTGGAGCTGCTCAGTGGAGACTGTGCAG CTAATTCCATGTATCTGGGAGGCCAAGAGATGAGGAAAGTTTTGGAACGAGACAATTTAACCATCGAGAAGAACCTGGATAAG CTCATATTTTACTACGGAGCCGCTGACCACTGGTGTCCAGTCACTTATTTCCATGACATCAGGCGGGATTTCCCACAGGGAGACTTCCAGCTGTGTGATAAAGGATTCCGACACGCCTTTGTCTTGGACGCGGGACAGGAAGTTGCCCAGATGGTGGTGGGATGGATCCACGGATCTCTGAGGACATGA
- the rin3 gene encoding ras and Rab interactor 3, whose amino-acid sequence MMEASVVSQELGLSAPSSGDLTSSPDSSHPPARPCRPRPPPPSQKPLHLPPRPPLPPVSPPAPPPLPSNLPPPSLPPPLSPIVVSPTLPEPSASSEPTPLLSTTLPSSPCTTSSLPPPPFLPPASPTPPLLSSIDKLVGSVSVWRPEGFSRDQSCCVLEEESAGAFLVHGTEDEASAVSVRLPDEDDAPQVRSLQIKQHKTRLHLEGSSLVFDDLFKLIFFYCSSRDVLPIPLRLPQAITMATRREELESLSAVGAGFWTSDQNQKTQNPSPQPRTFLYVNPVPVEEQPNKDPTSSLSDGASILQNGETPKKPGTRVKAPTKPIQENKYARPPPPRPPGMGLLFSSSQNLTPQTETREEGRGAAGEKEENKLTAPPPSRPPVPLLARAPPLPPAPLRRTSSSSSRKSSVKEQTGRPGGGHLREEAEQEEVHKDNEKDDKLRSASQGPPSARRPSRPIPPPRAKACPTSSPVCHGQVGSANQSAGTKATPLSPSGRPDVSLYSPEGGAALGPDLDSCSTSSTEEEGEANQEQDANHRGPADNRSSKSAVRRTPTVMLDRAGYRLSTFLTGLIYHDGRLTKRIVELARDPLSYFGNLVKDHRAFTLEMMSKHSTSTELLQEIRQMMTQLKSYLLQSAELQAMMEPQHQYAQDKLENIVEAALCKSVLKPLKEPIYKSLEKLHSSAGTMKQLEQNQAIILSSTTTALGITTAVPEAPAMEKIGVKLDKLHQEYSPQKKIELLLKTCKIIYDSMSVSSPGRAHGADDFLPVMMYVLARSNLSALQLDVEYMMELMDPSLTLGEGSYYLTTTYGALEQIKTFDQQRAATRQLSREVQDSIHRWERRRTLNQERVAQGSIRDFLTVFCPEIDMNPKTLGVFPAMTIEQLSEQCAARFEQDSYTLSVYMDGVLQPVAPTDLALSVKNSCSPGAYCFVFHPVSQSTTPLVRTCPTAPPPPPPPPPPPPAPPAELLPTADTPAVCSVEPKMEEEEESLINL is encoded by the exons TCTCTCGGCACCTTCCTCAGGAGACCTGACCTCCTCACCCGACTCCTCCCATCCTCCAGCCAGACCATGTCGACCCAGACCCCCTCCTCCCTCACAGAAGCCCCTCCACCTCCCCCCTCGGCCTCCCCTGCCTCCAGTCtcgcctcctgctcctcctcctctcccttccAACCTCCCTCCCCCCTCTCTTCCTCCTCCCCTGTCTCCCATCGTTGTCTCCCCGACTCTTCCCGAACCGTCTGCCTCCTCTGAACCGACTCCTCTCCTTTCCACCACTCTCCCATCCTCTCCTTGCACCACCTCCTCTCTCCCACCTCCCCCTTTTCTCCCTCCCGCCTCACCCACTCCTCCACTGCTGAGCTCCATTGATAAGCTTGTTGGGAGCGTTTCTGTGTGGAGACCTGAAGGTTTCAGCCGGGATCAGAGCTGCTGTGTTCTGGAGGAGGAGTCAGCAGGA GCGTTCCTGGTCCACGGAACGGAGGACGAAGCTTCTGCGGTGTCAGTCCGACTCCCTGATGAAGATGACGCTCCACAAGTTCGCAGCCTGCAGATCAAACAGCACAAAACAC GTCTTCACCTGGAAGGATCCTCGCTGGTCTTCGACGACTTGTTCAAGCTGATCTTCTTctactgcagcagcag AGACGTGCTCCCCATCCCACTGAGGTTACCACAGGCCATCACCATGgcaaccaggagagaggagcTGGAGTCGCTCTCAGCTGTGGGAGCAG GTTTTTGGACGTCTGATCAGAACCAGAAGACCCAGAACCCGTCCCCTCAGCCCAGGACGTTCCTGTATGTCAACCCGGTCCCTGTGGAGGAGCAGCCCAACAAGGACCCGACCTCCTCCCTCAGCGACGGTGCCTCCATCCTACAGAATGGAGAAACCCCCAAGAAACCGGGAACTCGGGTCAAAGCTCCTACCAAACCCATCCAGGAGAACAAGTATGCGCGACCTCCTCCACCCAGACCTCCTGGAATGGGCCTGCTTTTCTCCTCCTCCCAGAACCTAACTCCACAAACAGAGACAAGAGAGGAAGGAAGAGGAGCAGCAGGTGAAAAGGAGGAGAACAAGCTCACAGCTCCTCCTCCGTCAAGGCCTCCTGTTCCTCTGCTGGCCcgggctcctcctcttcctcctgctcCTCTACGTCgcacctcttcttcctcttccaggAAGAGCTCAGTCAAAGAGCAGACAGGAAGACCAGGAGGAGGTCATCTACGAGAGGAAGCGGAGCAGGAGGAGGTTCACAAAGACAACGAAAAGGATGACAAACTAAGGTCCGCCTCACAGGGACCACCTTCGGCTAGAAGACCGTCTCGTCCCATCCCCCCACCCAGAGCTAAAGCGTGTCCCACCAGCTCACCTGTGTGCCACGGCCAGGTAGGATCAGCCAATCAGAGCGCTGGGACCAAAGCCACCCCTCTCTCACCGTCTGGACGCCCGGACGTGTCGCTGTACTCGCCAGAGGGGGGCGCCGCTCTGGGACCGGACCTGGACTCTTGCTCTACCAGCAGCACGGAGGAGGAGGGAGAAGCCAATCAGGAGCAGGACGCAAACCACAG GGGTCCTGCAGACAACCGCAGCAGTAAATCAGCTGTGAGGAGAACCCCCACCGTCATGTTGGACCGGGCCGGGTACCGCCTGTCCACCTTCCTCACCGGACTCATCTACCACGACGGCCGACTCACCAAACGGATCGTGGAGCTGGCCCGGGACCCTCTCAGCTACTTTGGTAACCTG GTCAAAGACCACCGAGCCTTCACCTTGGAGATGATGTCCAAGCACTCCACGTCCAcggagctgctgcaggagatCCGACAGATGATGACCCAGCTGAAGAGCTACCTGCTGCAGAGCGCGGAGCTGCAGGCCATGATGGAGCCTCAGCACCAGTACGCTCAGGACAAACTGG AGAACATCGTGGAAGCTGCTCTGTGCAAAAGTGTCCTGAAGCCTCTGAAGGAACCGATCTATAAGAGTCTGGAGAAGCTGCACTCCAGCGCTGGTACCATGaagcagctggagcagaaccag GCCATCATCCTGAGCAGCACCACCACGGCGTTAGGGATCACCACGGCCGTTCCGGAGGCGCCCGCCATGGAGAAGATCGGTGTCAAACTCGACAAGCTGCATCAGGAATACTCCCCCCAGAAAAAGATCGAGTTGCTGCTGAAGACCTGCAAGATTATCTACGACTCCATGTCCGTCAGCTCTCCGG gacggGCACACGGGGCTGACGACTTCCTCCCTGTGATGATGTACGTTCTGGCCCGGTCCAACCTGTCCGCCCTGCAGCTGGATGTGGAGTACATGATGGAGCTGATGGACCCGTCTCTGACACTCGGAGAAG gttcgTATTACCTGACCACCACCTACGGAGCTCTGGAGCAAATTAAGACCTtcgaccagcagagggcagcaacgCGGCAGCTGAGCAGAGAAGTTCAGGACTCCATCCATCGCTGGGAGAGAAGGCGGACGCTGAACCAGGAGCGTGTGGCTCAGGGGTCCATCAGG GACTTCCTGACGGTGTTTTGTCCCGAGATCGACATGAACCCTAAAACTCTTGGCGTTTTCCCAGCGATGACCATCGAGCAGCTCTCAGAGCAGTGTGCTGCTCGGTTTGAACAAG ACTCCTACACGCTCAGCGTATACATGGACGGTGTTCTCCAGCCTGTCGCCCCGACAGACCTGGCCCTCAGTGTGAAGAACAGCTGCTCACCAGGTGCCTATTGTTTTGTCTTCCATCCCGTCAGCCAATCAACCACTCCGCTGGTCCGTACCTGCCCTACTGCCCCACCCCCTCCTCCGCCGCCgccacctcctcctccagctccacCAGCAGAACTCCTCCCCACAGCCGACACGCCGGCCGTCTGCTCTGTGGAACcaaagatggaggaggaggaggagagtctgatcAACCTGTAA